The following are encoded together in the Aerococcus mictus genome:
- a CDS encoding XRE family transcriptional regulator gives MEILSKEELYHLITSESRYRISKEVGISQNTLSNYANKITPIGKMSLDNAIKLTEYAKKLKNKIDRR, from the coding sequence ATGGAAATTTTATCAAAGGAGGAGCTCTACCATCTCATCACTAGCGAAAGTCGCTATCGCATCTCTAAAGAAGTAGGCATCAGTCAAAACACCTTATCAAACTATGCAAACAAAATAACCCCCATTGGGAAGATGTCATTAGATAATGCCATTAAACTCACAGAATATGCAAAGAAGTTAAAAAATAAAATAGATAGGAGATAG